A region of the Pseudomonadota bacterium genome:
AGGAATCTGTCGGCCGCGCGTTGACCCGGATCGCCATCGGCGGGGCCTCGTTATTGGCCGTCGCGATGGCTTCCCAGTCGGCAGGCCAAGCCCCTCGAAGGGCGCAGAGATCCACCCGAGGTGAGTCAATCGTGCGCTTTCGCAGGATGAATCATCGAGAACTGCTTCTTGGCCGGCGAGGAACCGACGCAGCAGAGAGGGCGAAAGCCCGCTTTGTGGGCGTTCCGCCGCAGCGTTCACCTCTGCTGCCAGCCGGTACCATCGATAACGCCGTCTCCATGCCGATTGGAGCGGTGGCATTTGTAGGACCGATGCCCGCAGAGCGATCCGCTGCATGGGGCGCTTCGGCCGGCGGCCATAGGCGGAACACCAAGAAGTGGCTTCCGCCCTGTCATAGCTTTGTCAAGCTGACTACCCTTCCGCCTTACGCGCGTTGCTGCTCCTAGGTTACAGGCATGGCTGTGCTGATACTACCCGACCGAAGGGCCCTCTTTTGGTATAAAGATGAAGTTCTTCACGTAGCGCTCAGACCTGCCTGATTCTCGGCGCGGCCCGATTTGATATTGCTCCCGCGAAAAATGCGATATGTGCTTAACCACACCATCGCCAAGGAAAAAGCCGTCATAGCCTAGATCACGAAGTAATCTAAATACGTCGTCTGCCGCCGCACCTACATGCGCATATTCGTTTTCCAGGAACAGATTCGGACGGTCGCGCTGCAAAGTAGCGATTGCACCCTTGAGAACGATATTCTCGTGCCCCTCGACATCGATCTTGATGAACCCGATGTCTTTGAGATCAAGATCGTCGATGCGACTTCCCGGCACCTTGACGATCGCGAAATGACCTTCTCGTTTTCGGTCTAAGGACGCACCGTTATTCGTCCACCCCTTCCGTCCTTTCGGCACAACCAATTCGACGTCGGACGTCCGGTCGGTAAGTGCCATGTGGTATACGGTAACATTCCTATCCACGACGCGTTTAAGCACATTAAACGGCAGCGGATTTGGCTCGAATGCATGGACATGGGGAGAATAGCGGGCAAGGAAATGCGTGAAAAGACCATGATTCGCGCCAACGTCTAGGCTGATGCGTTTGGGATCTACGACATATCTTAGCAACCCCATTTCAGGGTCAATCCACTTCATGTACTTGTACGAGCGGAAACGGTAGTAACCCCGAAACGGAATCCATTTGAACTTAAGATCAAGGACGAACTGGTTGATGTGGTCTCGCAGCGTATCTTGTGGTAGGTGCATGGAAAATATGATCTAGAATCTAGCTGTCAGTATCTAGTGGCTCCTCCGCGGAATCCGTGGGTGCAAGAAGGCACGTGTGATACGTAAGCAGCTGATGAAAAGAACTTATGGCGCAGGCGGCCACGGTGTCGAAATAATTGCAGGGCTGTCGATCCTGTGGTTAAAGGATAGGAAATTCAATGGGTCTTTGCAACAGGTATTGCTAGGTCGGACGGGCCGGCCGGTGGTTGGGTGGTCCAGGATGAGGGAGGAAAGAGCGCGTTCGGGCTGGCCCCGGCCGGGTTTCGGGTGGCTGCAGGGGCTGTGGGGTGGCGGACAGGCGAGGCCGGGTGCTCGGACGCGAGTCCATCGGTGCCGATCAAGTCACCTTGACCGCTTTTGGCCGGCGAGGCTGATACCCAAGTTCTTGGAGACGTTCGATAGAGACCCGGCGTTTGACATGGCCTCGGACGGCAGCGCTCGCAGGACGCGGTTCACGGGGCCAGGACCGTGTCTTAGAGCCCGATTCGGGGGTTCCACCAGCGGTCTGCCCGCCGACCATGACCTCGCCGCTCGGCGGGACGCCGCCTCGGGCTAAACGCCTTCAACCTTCTCAAGCAGGGCATAGAAGAACCCGTCCATGTTGTCCTCGCCCGGGAGGATCTGCCGGCCGACGCCGGTATCGCGGCCCCAGGCGGCCTCGATGGGCACCAGGCGGGCGTCCCGGTGTACACCTAGAAAGGCGTCGATGCGATGCGCATTTTCCTCGGGAAGGACGGAGCAGGTGGCGTACAGGAGCTTACCTCCGAGGCCGAGGAGCGGCCACAGGGCTTCCAGCAACCGGGACTGCTCCTCGGCCATGCGCGCGATGTCCTGCGGCCGGCGCAGGACCTTGATATCGGGGTGGCGCCGTATGACGCCGGTGCCCGAGCACGGGGTGTCGAGGAGTATGCGGTCGAAGGGGCGGCCGTCCCAGAAGGTATTGGGGTCGGCGGCATCGCCGCTCATGACCCGGGCTTGCAGCCCGAGCCGTTCGAGGGTGCTCGATACGTTCACCAATCGACCGGGGTCTTTGTCCACCGCCACGAGGTGGGCCGCGGGCGACATCTCCAGGACATGCGCCGCCTTTCCGCCGGGCGCCGCGCAGGCGTCGAGGACGTAGTGACCGGCCCGAACCTCGAGCAGCGGTGCCGCAAGCTGGGCCGCCGTGTCCTGGACGGAGACCGCCCCCATCCGGAAACCGGGCAGCGCCGCGGCGTCCATCGGGCAAGCCAGCACCAGCCCCTGATCGGCATGGGGCGCGGGGCTGGCGACGATACCGGCGTCGCGCAACTCGACCAGGTAGGGATCGCGGCCGGCGCGCCTCGAATTGACCCGGATCGCCATCGGCGGGGCCTGGTTGTTGGCCGTCGCGATAGCCTCCCAGTGGCTGGGCCAGGCCCTGCGAAACGCGCACAGGAGCCATTCGGGGTGCGCGAAACGTGCGCTTTCGGGGGAGGTGCTCTCGATCGATGCCTCGCGGGTGGCGAGGAAACGCCGCAGTACCGCATTGACGAGCGGGACCGCCCAGGGTTTCTTCAGGCGCCGACAGGCCTCGGCGGTGGCCGCCACGGCGGCGTGCGGGGGTACGCGCAGGTACCGGACCTGATACAGCCCCGCGAGCAAGAGGGCCAGGACGATAGGGTCCTGCCGCTCCATCGGGCGCGTGAGGAGCCGGCGGAGCCAGAAATCGAGGCGGGGCAGCCAGCGCAGGACGCCATAGCAGATCTCCTGCGCCAGGGCCCGGTCCTTGGGATCGGACAGGGTCGCGAGGTGCCCCGGCAAGGACGCGGACAGGGACCGCCGGTCCGCCATCACGGCCGCCAAGACGCGCGCGGCCGTGGCGCGTGGCTCCGAGCCATCCCTAGCCCGCATCTCTCACCAGCGGCCGTCGCGAGGGCGCGGATCGGCGACCGCAGCGGAGTGCCGGTGAGAACTGCGGGCTAGGCACGGGTGATCTCGGGATGTCCGCGCAGGAACTCGGCGGCGCTGAGCGGGCGGCGGCCCGGGGCCTGGACTCGCAAGAGCCGCAAGACACCCTCGGAGGTGGCCACATCCAGATGCCCGTCGCCGGAGGCCAGGACCGATCCGGATGGGCGGTCCGTCGGGATGAGCATCGCGATGGCCTCGAAGACCCGCAATTCGATCCCGGCGACCTCGCCGAAGGCCACGGGACGGGGATTGAAGGCCCGTACCCGGCGTACCAGCTCCACGGCCGGCCGGCGCCAGTCCAATCGCGCTTGCGCGCGCTCGATCTTCGGAGCATAGGTCGCCAGGGGTTCATCCTGGGGCCGTTCGTCGATCTGGCCCGCGAGTACCGCCGGGAGGGCCTGGGTAAGCGCCTGCTTCCCCAGATCCGCCAGTCGGTCACGGAGATCGCCGGCAGTGTCGCCGTCCGTGATGGGGCAGCGTATCTGGTGGAGAATGGGTCCGCTATCCAGCCCGGCCGTCATCCGCATGATGGTCACACCGCTCTCGGCGTCGCCGGCGAGGATGGCGGCGGCGATGGGTGCGGCACCTCGCCAGCGCGGGAGCAGCGAGGCATGGACGTTGATACAGCCCAGCACGGGGATGTCGAGGACCGCTTGCGGCAGGATCTGGCCGTAGCCGACCACGACCATCACATCGGGGGCGAGCTGCGCCACGGCCTCCTGCTCGGAGGGGGTCTTGAGTGACGGGGGCTCGCGCACCATGAGCCCCGCGGCCCGCGCCAGCATCTTGACGGGGGTCTCGGCGAGCTTAAGACCACGGCCGGCCGGGCGGTCCGGCTGGGTGTAGACCGCCACGATCTCGGCGTCACGGTCCTCGATCAGGCCGTCGAGGACCGTCGCCGCGAAGGCCGGGGTACCGGCGAAGACGATGCGCGCCAATATTGCTTTATTTACCGGGAGTTACCGGGACCCTACCGGGCGAGCACTGATGTGCCGAGCTTCACAGGGCCTGCTTTTGGGCCTTCGTCAGCTTCTTGGTGATGCGGCTGCGCTTCAAGGGCGAGAGGTAGTCCAAAAACAGTTTACCCTCGAGATGGTCTATCTCGTGCTGGATGCACACGGCGAGCAGGCCGTCGGCGTCTTGTTCCACAGTACGGCCTTCGAGGTCCTGGAAGCGGATGCGGATACGTTCGGCCCGCTCCACCTCTTCGAAGACCCCGGGGACCGACAGGCAGCCTTCTTCCATGCGTTCGACCCCGTCCTTCTGGAGCAGAGTGGGGTTGATCAGGCATAGTGGTTGGTCGTGGGTCTCCGAGACATCGACCACCAGGAGACGGCGGTGGACGTTGACCTGGGTGGCGGCGAGCCCGATGCCCGGCGCGGCATACATGGTCTCCATCATGTCCGCGGCCAGACGCCAGATCTCGTCGTCGACGACCGCGACGAGGGCAGCTTTGATCCGCAGCCGCGGATCAGGATGGTAAAGGACCTGCAGGATGGCCATCGTCAAACGGGAGGGGGTCGAGCACCACCACCATGATAGCAAATGAATAATAGCAGATGCGTCCGGCGGCGGCGGGCCCGCGATCGCCTCCGGTGTATTTTCTCCCGGGTCACGACCAAGCTTCAAGCAGGGTACGACCTTACGACGTTCTTTCCTCGGTCTGAGAGAGATCGCCTGAGAGAGATCGGAATATATACGCCATGTTGAGAAAACTACTTCAAGTCTTGTTGGCCACAGCGTTCGCGCACGGCGCCGCGGCCGAGGTCGCCGATCTGAAGCCCGGCCACCCGACGCGCTACGTCGTCAAGCAGGGCGATACCCTGTGGGACATCGCGTCTACCTTCCTGCGCCGGCCGTGGCTGTGGCCCGAGGTGTGGGAGCAGAACCCGCAGGTCAAGAACCCGCACCGGATCTATGTCGGCGATGTGCTATGGGTCGGCATGGAGGGGGGGCGTCCGAGGCTTTACTCCCGCCACTCCCGGCACGTCAAGCTGTCGCCGACCGTCCGGGCGTCCGAGCACGATCGGGTGGTGCCTCCCATCCCCCTGGACGCCATCTGGCCGTTCCTGATCCAGCCGCGTGTGGTGGGTCCGGAGGACCTGGCCGACGCGCCCTATGTGGTCTCGAGCCAGGACGAGCACCTGACCCCGGCGGAGACGAACCGCATCTACATCCGCGGGCTGCCCCCGGCCGAGCCCGGGACCCAGTACACGGTGGTGCGGTGTGGCGAGGTGTATCGCGATCCGCCCGCGCAACGCGACGAGAACACCCGTTACGCGACCCTGGAACCCGTCGCACTCCGATATGCCGAAGACTGCATCGGTGCCGAGGGCGGGGCCTTGGGCTATGAGGCCTTGCACGTGGCCGATGCCGTTTTGGAACGCGCCGGCGACCCGGCCACCGCCGTGATCACCCGCTCGAACCGCGAGGTACTGTCCGGTGACCGGCTGTTGCCCTTGACCGGGGCGGTGTACCCGGAGTTCGTCCCCCACGCCCCGCCAAAACCGGTGACAGGCAGCGTCATCTCCGTCATGGACGCGATCTCGCAGGTCGGTCCGAAACAGGTGGTGGTCCTGAACCGTGGCGAGCGTGCGGGTCTCGAGCCTGGACACGTCCTATCCGTCTTGCGGAGCGGGCTCCTGGTACGTGACCCGCTGAGCGCCAAGGTTTCGAGCAGCCGGGGTGATCTCGCGGAGCTACCGTCCGAACGCATCGCCGATCTCATGGTGTTCCGGACCTTCCCGAGGGTGAGCTACGCCCTGGTCATGGCGGCGACGCATCCGGTGCATCTCTACGACGCCGTGAAGAACCCCTGAGGCAAGTGCGCAGGGTATAGGCGGCCCCATCGTGAAGGGCCGTGACGAGCGATCCTGCTGGCTGGTGCTGCACCGGGCGCCGGGCGTGGCGGCACGCACCTTTAGATCCTTGTACGGCCGCTTCGGCAGCGCGCAGGCGGTGCTGAGCGCGGCGCCCGGTGAGCTCGCCGCAGCGGGGCTCGACGGCAAGGCCATCGCCTATCTGCGTGCCCCGGAGTGGGGGGCCGTCGATGCTGCCCGGCGCTGGAACGATGAGCCCGGCCACCATGTCCTCCTGCTCCTGGACCCCGATTATCCCCCGCTGCTGCGCGAGATCCCGGACCCGCCGCCGGTCGTCTTCGTCAACGGCGATCACCGCGTCCTGTCGAATCCTCAGCTGGCTATCGTGGGGAGCCGCAATGCCAGCCGGGCGGGGATGGAGCTCGCCTACGAGTTCAGCCGCGCCCTGGTGCAGTCCGGGCTCTGCATCACGAGTGGACTGGCGCTCGGGATCGACGCCGCGGCCCATCGTGGGGCGCTGTCCGGCCCGGGCCCGACCGTGGGGGTGGCCGGCACCGGGCTCGACTGCGTCTATCCGGTACGCCATCGCGAGCTGGCCCGGGAGATCGCCGCTCTCGGGGCCCTGGTCACGGAGCTCCCGCTCGGGACGCCGCCCATCGCCCAGAACTTCCCGAGGCGCAACCGCATCATCAGCGGCCTGTCGCTCGGGACGCTGGTGATCGAGGCCGCGCACCGGAGCGGGTCGCTCATTACGGCCCGCCATGCCATGGAACAGGGGCGCGCGGTCCTGGCCGTCCCAGGGTCGATCAAGAGCCCCCTATCGCGGGGTTGCCACGCGCTGATCCGGGACGGCGCCAAGCTCGTCGAGACGCTCGGGGACATCCTTGAGGAATTGATCCCCATGCACCGCTCCGTGCCGCCGGTCGTGGCGGCCGAGCGTGCCGGAGGTCCTCGACCGCAGCAGGTCGACATGGGCTTCGAGCCCGAAGGGCTGGATGAGGACTATCGGCGCCTGATCGATTGCCTCGGCCACGATCCGGCATCGATCGACCTCCTGGTCGCGCGTAGCGGATTGACGGCCCCTGTGGTTTCCTCCATGCTTTTGATCCTGGAGCTGCGCGGATATGTGCGGGCCGAGGCGGGCGGGAACTATGTCCGAATGGCGCAGGCCTGAGCCCCGCGCGTGAGGACCTCGGCGCACGACAGATGTTCGTTGTGTACGTCCGCGGCCCATCGGCCGAGTAGAATCCATCATACGCCGCCCCTTCCTTCCACTAATCACCCCTGTCTCACATGGCCAAGAACCTGTTGATCGTCGAATCCCCCGCCAAGGCCAGGACCATCGGCCGCTACCTCGGCCCCGGCTACAAGGTGCTCGCCTCCTACGGGCATGTGCGCGATCTCCTGCCCAAGGAGGGTGCGGTGGACACCGACCACGGTTTCGCCATGCGCTATGAGCTGATCGAAAAGAACGTCAGGCACGTGGACGCCATCAGTCGCGCCATGCGTTCCGCCGAGGCCTTGTATCTCGCCACCGATCTCGATCGGGAGGGCGAGGCCATTTCCTGGCATGTGACGGAGGTCTTGCGCGAGCGCG
Encoded here:
- a CDS encoding FkbM family methyltransferase, coding for MHLPQDTLRDHINQFVLDLKFKWIPFRGYYRFRSYKYMKWIDPEMGLLRYVVDPKRISLDVGANHGLFTHFLARYSPHVHAFEPNPLPFNVLKRVVDRNVTVYHMALTDRTSDVELVVPKGRKGWTNNGASLDRKREGHFAIVKVPGSRIDDLDLKDIGFIKIDVEGHENIVLKGAIATLQRDRPNLFLENEYAHVGAAADDVFRLLRDLGYDGFFLGDGVVKHISHFSREQYQIGPRRESGRSERYVKNFIFIPKEGPSVG
- the rsmB gene encoding 16S rRNA (cytosine(967)-C(5))-methyltransferase RsmB, whose translation is MRARDGSEPRATAARVLAAVMADRRSLSASLPGHLATLSDPKDRALAQEICYGVLRWLPRLDFWLRRLLTRPMERQDPIVLALLLAGLYQVRYLRVPPHAAVAATAEACRRLKKPWAVPLVNAVLRRFLATREASIESTSPESARFAHPEWLLCAFRRAWPSHWEAIATANNQAPPMAIRVNSRRAGRDPYLVELRDAGIVASPAPHADQGLVLACPMDAAALPGFRMGAVSVQDTAAQLAAPLLEVRAGHYVLDACAAPGGKAAHVLEMSPAAHLVAVDKDPGRLVNVSSTLERLGLQARVMSGDAADPNTFWDGRPFDRILLDTPCSGTGVIRRHPDIKVLRRPQDIARMAEEQSRLLEALWPLLGLGGKLLYATCSVLPEENAHRIDAFLGVHRDARLVPIEAAWGRDTGVGRQILPGEDNMDGFFYALLEKVEGV
- the fmt gene encoding methionyl-tRNA formyltransferase, which produces MARIVFAGTPAFAATVLDGLIEDRDAEIVAVYTQPDRPAGRGLKLAETPVKMLARAAGLMVREPPSLKTPSEQEAVAQLAPDVMVVVGYGQILPQAVLDIPVLGCINVHASLLPRWRGAAPIAAAILAGDAESGVTIMRMTAGLDSGPILHQIRCPITDGDTAGDLRDRLADLGKQALTQALPAVLAGQIDERPQDEPLATYAPKIERAQARLDWRRPAVELVRRVRAFNPRPVAFGEVAGIELRVFEAIAMLIPTDRPSGSVLASGDGHLDVATSEGVLRLLRVQAPGRRPLSAAEFLRGHPEITRA
- the def gene encoding peptide deformylase — translated: MAILQVLYHPDPRLRIKAALVAVVDDEIWRLAADMMETMYAAPGIGLAATQVNVHRRLLVVDVSETHDQPLCLINPTLLQKDGVERMEEGCLSVPGVFEEVERAERIRIRFQDLEGRTVEQDADGLLAVCIQHEIDHLEGKLFLDYLSPLKRSRITKKLTKAQKQAL
- a CDS encoding LysM peptidoglycan-binding domain-containing protein, translating into MLRKLLQVLLATAFAHGAAAEVADLKPGHPTRYVVKQGDTLWDIASTFLRRPWLWPEVWEQNPQVKNPHRIYVGDVLWVGMEGGRPRLYSRHSRHVKLSPTVRASEHDRVVPPIPLDAIWPFLIQPRVVGPEDLADAPYVVSSQDEHLTPAETNRIYIRGLPPAEPGTQYTVVRCGEVYRDPPAQRDENTRYATLEPVALRYAEDCIGAEGGALGYEALHVADAVLERAGDPATAVITRSNREVLSGDRLLPLTGAVYPEFVPHAPPKPVTGSVISVMDAISQVGPKQVVVLNRGERAGLEPGHVLSVLRSGLLVRDPLSAKVSSSRGDLAELPSERIADLMVFRTFPRVSYALVMAATHPVHLYDAVKNP
- the dprA gene encoding DNA-processing protein DprA, whose amino-acid sequence is MVKGRDERSCWLVLHRAPGVAARTFRSLYGRFGSAQAVLSAAPGELAAAGLDGKAIAYLRAPEWGAVDAARRWNDEPGHHVLLLLDPDYPPLLREIPDPPPVVFVNGDHRVLSNPQLAIVGSRNASRAGMELAYEFSRALVQSGLCITSGLALGIDAAAHRGALSGPGPTVGVAGTGLDCVYPVRHRELAREIAALGALVTELPLGTPPIAQNFPRRNRIISGLSLGTLVIEAAHRSGSLITARHAMEQGRAVLAVPGSIKSPLSRGCHALIRDGAKLVETLGDILEELIPMHRSVPPVVAAERAGGPRPQQVDMGFEPEGLDEDYRRLIDCLGHDPASIDLLVARSGLTAPVVSSMLLILELRGYVRAEAGGNYVRMAQA